GGATGAGCCGGTACAGGCTTCTGGGCCGGTCAAAGAAACAGTCTGCCAGGCCCCCAAACCCTCAGCGCAGGTAGTCCAAGTGGGGGCGGTGGGCTTGGCGGTATTCGGTTAGCAGGGCCCGGGCCAGTTCGCGCTTTTCGATAAGGGGATTGGAGGCCAGGGCGTCTTCGGCCAGGCGGGCTGAGCCTTGCAGGGCGGCCTGGGCCGTCAGGCGCTCGTAGCGCTTGACCTTGAAGAGCAGATCGCGGATCTGGTTGGGCGGTTTTCCGGTAGCCAAGGGATGAGGGCCGTTGGCGCCGATCACGCAGGGAACCTCCACCGAATCGTCGTCTTCCAGTTCCTCGATGGCTCCGATGTTGGCCACGTCGACCGGCATCACCGAAGCGACGTCGCCGCAGATGGCCCGCATGGCGTCGATGGCCACCCGGTCGTAGCCGGCGGCCTGGCTGTAGAGGTTGCGCCGGGCCCGCCGCAGGGCTTCCTCGCTGACTTCTTCTCCCGTCTCCACCGACATATAGCTGGCGTTGCGGGAGGCCAGGTAGTGATCGTAGGCCTCCGCCACCTTGGAGGAGTCGGAGCCGGCCTCAGCCACCCTGCGCATCATCTCGTCCTCCAGGTCCTGGATCAGTTGCCCCCGCGTACGGTCGCCTCCGGCGGTGTGGCGGCAAGCGTGTTCGGTGCGGTAGTAGTAATAAAGGTACTCGGTCGGGAACAGTCCCAGGTCTTGCAGAAACTCGGCTTCGAAGAGAGGGATGCGGTAGACCTGGCTGAGCTTCTCGGGAGAGTCGAGCAGTTCCTTCATGTGGTCGCGCCCGTCCACTTCCACGCCGCGGATCCACCCCAGGTGGTTGAGCCCGAAATAGTCGAAGTAGGCTTTCTCCATGGGCACTTGCAGGGAATGGGCCAGCATCTCGAATTGTTCACGCGGCGTATCGCAGACCCCGATGACGCGTCCCCCCAGCCCCGACAGGATCATGGCCTGAGAAATGATCCCCACCGGATTGGTGAAGTTGAGCACCCAGGCCTGCGGCGCCAGACGAGCCACCTGGCGGATGTAGTCGAGCAGGGGAGGAATGGTGCGCAGAGCCAGGCAGAACCCTCCGGCGCCCACCGTTTCCTGGCCCACCGTCCCGTGCTCGAGGGCGATGGTCTCGTCCAGTATGCGCCCCTGCATCCCGCCCACCCGGATGCTGGAGATGACGAAGGAAGCCCCCTCCAGAGCCGCTTCGACCGTCTTGGGCTGGGTGACCTTGAAGTCGAAGCCGGCCCTTACGGCCATGGCCTGCGAAATGCGGGCGATGGTGGAACGCCGCTGGTCGTCGATATCCCACAGGGAAAGCTCTTCGACGGGCAACTCGCGCCGGAACTGAATCAGTCCATGGGTAACCAGCGGCACGCGGGCCCCGGCCCCTCCGATGATGGTGATTTTCATGCTCTCGTCTTTCCAGGGCCACTAGGTGGCCAACAAGTTCACACGCGTCAAGTTTCAGTGACCGCGGTCAAGGCTTAATTGCGCTCGGCGGTATGAGGCCGCTCGCTAGATCTGGTGTGGACTCAGTCGAACTTGCTTGCGAATTCCCGCGCCGTAGGCAGCCCGTCCAGGCCGCCGGGACGGCGGGTGGAGAGCCCGCCGCAGATGTTGCCGGCCCGCAGGCAGTCCTCCAGCGAATCGCCCTCCATCCAGCGATGAAGGAAGCCGCCGTTGAAGGCGTCTCCAGCGCCGGTGGTCTCCATGGCCTCGACAGAAAGGGGGGCCGACTCGGCACGCTGCTCACCCCGACCGGCGATGGCTCCCTTGCTGCCCAGCTTGACGACGACGGTATCGCCCTGCTTGCACAAGGCATCCAGGGCAGTCTCTGCATCCTCCGCCCCGGTATAGCGCAGGGCTTCCATCTCGTTGAGAAAGAGGACGTCGAGCGCACGGCGCAACTGGGCGAAGGCCGGTTGGGAAGCCGCCTCGGGATCCCACCCCAGATCCCAGGAACTGGTCACCGAGCGTTCCTTGAGCCGGTTCACCAGTTGTTGGAAGGGCTGCCAACGCTTTGGAGCCAGTGCCAGGTGGACGTGGTCGCCAGCCTGGGCGGCAGCAAAGGCATCGGACTCCAGCAAGCGGGCTTCCACGAAGCGGTTGGCCCCGGGGCAAGTCAGGAAATAGCGGTCCTCGCGGGTTGAGACGGCGACTGTCAATCCCGCCCGCTCCCGGCGCCGCAGTGCCGAGAGATCGACTTCCAGGCCCAGTTGAAGAAGGCGCGTCCGGGCCTCCACGTCGAGAGGAGAATCGCCCCACACCGTCAGCAGCCGGCACTTCCGCCCCAGCCCGGCGGCGGCCGCGCCGGTAATGGCGGCGCCTCCTCCCACGCTGACCGTGAAAGTGTCGGTCTTGAGTTCCTCGCCCATGGCGGGCAACCGCTGCAGGTCGTAGAAGATGAGGTCGTGGAAGACTTCTCCGGCGGCGATCAGGGAGCGTTCTCCGTTGCGGCCGTCCCCTGGCCTGGCTTTGCTTTTTCTCATAGGTCCTGGGCCTGCTCAGTGCTGGGAGTCCATTTCAACAATCAGTTTCTTGGTTTGAGCCATGCGCTGCTGGGCTAGCTCGGACTGCCGGGCCTGGAGTTGCTGATAAATCCGCAGTTGCTCCTGGGCCTGCTCGGGCCGGCCGCTGCGCTGCAGGGCCAAGGCCAGCGTGTAGCGGCATTGGGCATGTTGGGGATCGGTTTGGCAGGCCTGCTGCAACTCCCGCTGCGCGGCCTCCCAGTCCTGCTGCTGGAAGTGGATCTCCCCCAGCAGCAAGCGGGCGGGGAAAAAATCGGGCTGCCGCCGCAGCGACTCCTCCAAGACCTCGATGACGGATGAAAGGTCGCTGGAATCCCCTCCTTTCTCGCTCTGCCGGAAGACGCCCAGGGCATAGAAATATCCTGCCCGCGCGTCCTGCGGATGACGGCGGTAGTAGTCCTCGAATCGCCGCACGGCCTGATCGAACTGGTCTTCGGTACGGGCGAAGCACTCGGCCAGCATGCGCAGGGCCGGGAGAGCCGTCTGAGGACTCTGGCTGGCTTGCAGAAAAGCCCGCGCCGCCGCCTCGTCATCGCCCTGGGCCAGATGGGTCGCCCCCCATCCGAGCAGCAGGCGTCCCGACTCGGGAAACCTCTCCGCTCCCGAGGCGAACACCCTTTCCGCTGTCTCCCAGTTCCAATGGCGCAGGAAGAAATATCCCAGTTCGTAGAAGCTGCTTTCGCTGTTCTCCAGTTCCAGCGCCCGCTGATAATGCGAAGCGGCCGCCGCGAAGTCGTCCTGGCCGTCCAGCAGCTCGCCCAGGAGGTGATGGCCTTGAGCGCTCTGGCGCAGTGACAGGGCCTTCTCGATGCGGCTGCGGGCGGTGTCTTCTCCCATGGCCATTTCGGCCCGCGCCAGGTTGAGCCAGGCCTCGTCAGAAGCGGGAAAGCGCTCAACCGCCGCCCGCAGAATGGGCAGGGCTTCCGCCATCATCCCCTGTCCCAACAGCAGCGCCGCCACCTGGGCATGAGCCTGAGGACTGTCGGCCAGCGTCCGCAGGGATTGCTCCAGGTCGCGCTGGTAGCCCTCCTGGCCCAGGGCCCGCCGGTTGAGCGCCTTGAGCAGGTGGAATTCGCCCCGCGAGGGCGCCACCGTCCCCAGCGAATCCAGCACCTGGGTCACCTCCTGGTGACGGTCCAGCGCAAAGAGACAGAAGGCCCACTGGTATCCGGTTTCGTAGACCTGCGGCTGAAGCTGGTAGGCCTTTTCCAACCAGGGCGCCGCCTCCCGGTAGCGGCGTCGGGCAAGGTGAATCGTGCCCAGGTTGAAATGGGCGGTGGCGTTGGCGGGGTCGATCTCCAGAACCGCCCTGAACTCCTGCACGGCCTCATCAACTCGCCCCAGCCGGTTGAGGTTGGCTCCCAGATTGGTGCGGGCCTGTATGGCCTGCGGATTGATCTGCACGGCTTTGCGGAAGTGCCGGTTGGCCTGCCCGGGATCGCCCGACAGGTCGAGCACGATGGCCAGCAGGTGCTGGACGTCGAAGTGCTGAGGATGGTTCCTTTCCAGTTCCAGCAGCTTGTCGCGGGCCGCCTGCAAGCGTCCCGCCCTGAAATCATTGAGGGCCAAACGGAAGCGCTCGGAATCACTGCCGGACAGGGGTTGCCCAAGCAGGGGAAGGCTCAACAGGAACAGCGCCACAGCCATCGCCGCCAACCCTGCAAAGCGCTTAGATCCCATCATTGCAACCTTCATCGTCTATACAATATACTCTTTGTGCAAGTCGCGTGAACTGCAGAGAGGCCCGCATCCGGGCGGGACCCGAGGCTTTCCATGAAACTCGCCATGAATAAAGACATTTTCCGCAAACACGTCCCCCCAGCTTTGACCCTTCTCCTGCTCATAGGGGCCTTGGGCTCGCAGGCGGCTGTGGCGCAGCCCCAGGACCCGGACTC
The genomic region above belongs to Acidobacteriota bacterium and contains:
- a CDS encoding 6-phospho-beta-glucosidase, with translation MKITIIGGAGARVPLVTHGLIQFRRELPVEELSLWDIDDQRRSTIARISQAMAVRAGFDFKVTQPKTVEAALEGASFVISSIRVGGMQGRILDETIALEHGTVGQETVGAGGFCLALRTIPPLLDYIRQVARLAPQAWVLNFTNPVGIISQAMILSGLGGRVIGVCDTPREQFEMLAHSLQVPMEKAYFDYFGLNHLGWIRGVEVDGRDHMKELLDSPEKLSQVYRIPLFEAEFLQDLGLFPTEYLYYYYRTEHACRHTAGGDRTRGQLIQDLEDEMMRRVAEAGSDSSKVAEAYDHYLASRNASYMSVETGEEVSEEALRRARRNLYSQAAGYDRVAIDAMRAICGDVASVMPVDVANIGAIEELEDDDSVEVPCVIGANGPHPLATGKPPNQIRDLLFKVKRYERLTAQAALQGSARLAEDALASNPLIEKRELARALLTEYRQAHRPHLDYLR
- a CDS encoding carbohydrate kinase family protein, translating into MRKSKARPGDGRNGERSLIAAGEVFHDLIFYDLQRLPAMGEELKTDTFTVSVGGGAAITGAAAAGLGRKCRLLTVWGDSPLDVEARTRLLQLGLEVDLSALRRRERAGLTVAVSTREDRYFLTCPGANRFVEARLLESDAFAAAQAGDHVHLALAPKRWQPFQQLVNRLKERSVTSSWDLGWDPEAASQPAFAQLRRALDVLFLNEMEALRYTGAEDAETALDALCKQGDTVVVKLGSKGAIAGRGEQRAESAPLSVEAMETTGAGDAFNGGFLHRWMEGDSLEDCLRAGNICGGLSTRRPGGLDGLPTAREFASKFD
- a CDS encoding tetratricopeptide repeat protein; this translates as MMGSKRFAGLAAMAVALFLLSLPLLGQPLSGSDSERFRLALNDFRAGRLQAARDKLLELERNHPQHFDVQHLLAIVLDLSGDPGQANRHFRKAVQINPQAIQARTNLGANLNRLGRVDEAVQEFRAVLEIDPANATAHFNLGTIHLARRRYREAAPWLEKAYQLQPQVYETGYQWAFCLFALDRHQEVTQVLDSLGTVAPSRGEFHLLKALNRRALGQEGYQRDLEQSLRTLADSPQAHAQVAALLLGQGMMAEALPILRAAVERFPASDEAWLNLARAEMAMGEDTARSRIEKALSLRQSAQGHHLLGELLDGQDDFAAAASHYQRALELENSESSFYELGYFFLRHWNWETAERVFASGAERFPESGRLLLGWGATHLAQGDDEAAARAFLQASQSPQTALPALRMLAECFARTEDQFDQAVRRFEDYYRRHPQDARAGYFYALGVFRQSEKGGDSSDLSSVIEVLEESLRRQPDFFPARLLLGEIHFQQQDWEAAQRELQQACQTDPQHAQCRYTLALALQRSGRPEQAQEQLRIYQQLQARQSELAQQRMAQTKKLIVEMDSQH